CCCTGTGGCAATCACGACATTTCTAGCTTTATAATTTCCTTTTGTTGTTTCGATATCAAATATATCAAGGGTTTTGGATACGTTCAACACTTTTTCATAAAGGTGAATATTCAGATTCTTTTGCCGGGCAATTCCCTGGTAATATTCCAAAGCATCCTGCCTTCCCGGTTTGGGAGCAGTGGAAATAAAGGGAGTTCCATCAATTTCCAGTTTCTCAGCGGTAGAAAAGAACCGCATATATAAAGGATAATTGTATAATGAGTTGACAATGGTTCCTTTTTCTATGATTAAATAATTCAAGTTGTTTTTCTGGGCTTCAATGGCACAGTTGATACCAATAGGCCCTGCTCCTATAATGAGAATATCCAAAATTTCCATACCCCAAAGGTACAATGTAATTGGGAAAAAGCCTTCATTGAAACAGAGAAGATTACTGATAAGCAGCCATGAAGAATAAAATAGGAAAAATAAAACTATTGAAAGAATACTAACTTGGAACCTTACACTTTAAAACACCGCATTGGCATCAGTTTTGGTGTTTTTCTATCTATAACAAAACTAAAAGATATGAAAAAACTATTCGTTTCAATACTTATGCTGAGCCTGGTGGTAGCCTGTAAGAAAGAAGCTGGAAAGCCGGTTCCCAGTGAAATTGATACCATTACCCGTGTAACACCATTGGATAGTGCAACAATTGCTAAAGAAAAAGTAAAGAAAGAAGGTGATATTAAAAAGGTCAATGATGAGGTCTTACAAGCCTTGAAAGCTAAGGATTATAAAACATTTGCTTCATTAATTCATCCCGAAAAGGGAATTAGTTTCTCCATGTATGCTTTTGTAGATCCCAAAGGAGATAAACATTTCTCTAAAGAAGAGTTTGAAAAATACCAGCCTACCAAAACATTATTTACCTGGGGGGCAAAGGATGGTTCCGGAGATCCTTATAAAGCAACAATTAATGACTATCTTGGAAAATGGGTTTTTGCTGCAGATTTTACTGCATCTCAGTATTCTTTGAACAAATTTATTGGTGGCGGAAACTCTCTGAATAACCTTGAAAAAATCTATCCTAAGAAAGATTTTACAGAAAACTATATCAAAGGAACTGAAAAGAATGGTGAAATGGACTGGAAGACCCTTCGTTTTGTATTTGAAGAGTTCCAGGGAAAATACTATCTGATTGCCGTGGTGAATGACCAATGGACAATTTAAGAAGGGTAAAAAAGATTAGCTACTTTCTAGTTTAATCACAAAAGCCACAAAAGTTTTATTTTAAACACTTTTGTGGCTTTTGTAGTTTGAAAATTTCTGATGCTTCTTTATAAAATTTCGACCAGTTGTTGGGTGAGATTTTTTCTGGAAAACTGGTCAATATGTTGTGTGTTTTCAGAAAGATTCCCGTTTTTCCAAAGTTCAAACTTTTCAAGGATGAATCTTTTTACGGTTTCGGAATCATTATAGCTGAAATGTTTCCCTGCATGGGTTTCCTCCAGTATTCTGGCAACATCAGCCTGATTGGGGCCAAATGAAAGGATTTGTTTGCCGGAGGCCAGATACTCAAATATTTTTCCGGGAATAATTCCTTTTGAAGATTCGTTCGGAAAATTGGTAATCAGCAATATTTCTGAGGTCTGCATTTCTTCCACCGCTTTGCCATGTGAAAGATAACCCAAGTTCAAAATATGATTTTTCAGATTTGAGTTTTCTAGGGTATTCAGAATCTTATCATCAATTCTGCCTACAAATTTTAAGCTGAAATATTTTGCAAATTCTTCATTTTCCTTTACCAGTTCATCCAGTGCTTTCCAAAGGTTTTCCGGATTTCTAAGTTGTTCCAGAACTCCGATATAACTTAGTACAAAAGTTGTATTGGACTCTTTTTGCTGTGCTGTGTTTTCTTTTGAATCACTTTCGTCAAAACCATTCGTAATACAAACCGCATTGGCTCCTGCTTTTCTGAAATTATAGGCATCCGTATAACTTGTTGCCAGGGTAATGTCGGCATTTTTAAACACAGCACTTTCCAGTTGACGGTGTTTTTTATCTGAACTCTTGGTAAGCTTCAGATGTTTATAATAGGAAATTTCTGTCCATGGATCGCGGAAATCAGCAATCCATTTAAGGTTGGGAAATTGATCTTTTAAGCCTAATCCAATCAGATGAAGGGAGTGGGGCGGGCCAGAAGTTACAATGGTATCAATCTTATTCTCCTGTAAATATTTTTCCAGAAATGTAATAGAGGGTTTTACCCAGAAAACTCTGGCATCAGGAATGAAAAAATTCCCTCTTACCCAAATAGAAAGTTTGGATTTCCAGCTTTGATTTTTTCCTACATCAAATTGTCCAGCCTTGAATTTTTTATTGCTTTTATTAAGCTTTTCAGCAAGCTGATAAGGCTCCCAGATCTTGGTTCTAACGATTTCAATATTTTCAGGAACATCCTTCATCAGTGTTTCATCCATCAGTGGATAGCTTGGGTTCTCTGGAGTATAGATCACCGGTTTCCATCCAAAATCCGGCAGATATTTAGCAAATTTCAGCCACCTTTGAACACCAGGGCCTCCCGCAGGAGGCCAGTAATAGGTGATAATTAATATTTTCTTTTGTTCCATTTCTTGGGTAAATCAGACGTTTGTCATTCATTTGTCATTCTGAACGAAGCGTAGCGTAGTGAAGAATCTCATTCTACTTCTTCCTTCAGAAATTTCCAATCAGAATTGAATTCTGTAATTAAGTTTTCTTTCTTTTATCGAGTCCAGCCTTTTATTTGTTTTTCTCTTGCTATTGCGGTTTTAATAACATCAAAATGCTCAAAATAGATTAAATAAAAGCATTTATATTTTGATGTGAAACTCTTATCAATAGCTTCTGGATGTTGATGCCAATATAATCTGTTTTTCAAATCATTGGTAACACCCGTATACAATACTGTTTTTACTTTATTGGTTAGTATCTAAACATAGTAATTATGTGTTCTTAATGTTTTCATTTTGACTTGAGATTCTTCATTGTGCTATGCTCCATTCAGAATGACACAGTACAATGTTTACATTAGGCACTCGGTTCAGCTAAAGCTTCTTTTTTCTTGTTCTTATTCATCCAGAAAATTCCAAAGGCAGCCAATGCAATAAATAATCCGAAGCTTAAAAGTGAGATCCATTTTCCTTTTTCAATCACTTCCGGTTCAAATACCATTCTGATGTGGTGATTTCCTGCAGGAACGTGTACCGCACGAAGCAAATAATCAGCTTTGATATAAGGAACCTCTTTTTCATCGACAAGAACCTTCCATCCGTGCGGATAATAGACTTCAGAAAAAACAGCCAATTGAGGTGTTTTAGACTGCGATTTAAATTCTAGTTCGTTAGGTTGGTAGGTCGTTAGATTGATAAATGCTGTAGAGTCAGCCTGAACTGGTTTATTACTGAAATAAGCCTTGTCAGAAGCTGCAATGACAGCTGTTTTTTTGTTGTCGATTTCCCCGATAGATTTAATTTCTTCGTTAGGCGTATCTACAAACTTAAGATCACTTACAAACCATGCATTTCCGTTGGCTTTAGGATTAGGAACAACCTGAGGCTGATCCGGACCTCCGAAAACCATATATTTTGCATTCAGTAAGTTAAGGATTTTAGGAGTTCTCACACTGTCGATATTGTTGATATAAGCATTCAATACATCATCATATCTTCTTAGCTTTACAGCATGATAACCTCCGATAGAAGCTTTAAAGTAAGAGGTGTTGGTCTCACTGGTAACTCCTAGAGTTTGGTTGTAAATTCTATAATGTGCCTTGTCTTTATCCGCGATAGTCTCTAAAGCCTTATTAATATTTACAGTAGATAAAATAGATTCAAGGTTTGGATTTCCTTGTGTCTTTTCTACTAATAGATCTGAGCTTTCTGTCTGGAAAGGGTTTTCTGCAAAGATTTTGTCTACATAGTTTTCGTCATTTAAATAACGTTTGTTAACCGTCCACAGATCAAATAAACTTACTATACCAATCACTGCCAAAGCAATATTAGGACTAAGTTTTTTCTTCAGGCTAAAGAATAAAGCAGCAGCAGCAATTGCTACATAGATAAATGCTTTTACAGCATCTGCTTTAAATAACTTATATCTTTCATCCACTAAATAATCCAACAAGAAAGGAGGGAAGTAAGTCTTCTCACCCGCAGTAGAAAACCCTAGCAATGATTTACCGAATAGTAAAAGAACTAACAGTAACCCTAAAGTCCCACCACTTACATACATCAGAATTTTCTGTTTGTATTCCTCTGTCAGCTTTTCATCTGTGAAGAATCTGTATAATCCTAAAATAGCAATTAAAGGGAATAGCAACTCTACTACCACAAGGATAGAAGAAGGTGCTCTGAATTTATTGTAAAACGGAACATAATCAATAAAGAAATCGGATAAAGGCATAAAGTTGCTTCCCCAGGCCAATAAAATGGTCAGAATAGAAGCTCCTAAGATCCAATAACGGTATTTTTTTGATGCAAAGAAGAAGCCTAATAGCGCAAGGAAACATACGATAGCTCCCTGGTATGCTGGTCCTGAAGTTCCCGGTTGATCTCCCCAATAGGTCATTCCGCTGAAACCTTTCGAAATTCTGTCCATTTCAGCCTGCGAACCTACATTTTCCTGAACAAGCTCCTGTACCTTGTTCATCATTTCCTTAGCTTCCGGTTCCTGGCTTCCGCCACCCATTAATCTTGGAATGAAAAGGTTTAAAGTTTCCAGTTGCCCGTAGCTCCACATCAGCATACTTTCTTTATCCATTCCGGATTTTCCTGAAGTATGGCTGTCATTGGTTAAGATCTGTTTTCCACGAACAGTTTCCTTTACATATTCAGAATTGGCCATGATTCTTTGGGAATTCATTCCAACTCCTATAACACAAGAGGCTGCGATGATTCCTGAAGAAATAAGGAAATGTTTCATCGGAGTCTTTTTCTGGATCGCTCTGATTAATTCAGAAAGGAATAAAAATCCTAAAGCCAGAAACAGATAATAGGTCATCTGCGGGTGGTTCGCTGCAATCTGAAGTCCCATAAAAAGGGTCGTAACAATGAATCCCCAGATGTATTGTTTTCGGATGTAAACCAGTAAAATACCGGCTAAAAGCGGTGCGAAATACTCAATGGTATTTACCTTTCCATTGTGTCCCGCAGCAATAATGATATAGAAATAAGTGGAAAGCCCGAAAAAGGTTGCGCCCAGTAAGGCATATTTCCAGTTTCTGACCACTACCATTCCCAAAAGGAAAAAACCTGCAAAAAGCAGGAAGAGATAATTGACCGGTCTTGGCAGGAAGTTCAGATTGCTGTCGATTTTCTTGATGATATCGCCCTTAAACTGGCTACCCATCTGATAAGTCGGCATTCCTCCGAACATGGAGTCACTCCAATAGGTTTCATTTCCTGTGTTAGCTCTATAGTCTAGAAGTTCTTTTGCTCCCCCTCTGTATTGCACAATATCATGCTGGAAAAGCTGTTTTCCTGAAAATACAGGAGTGGAATATAAAAATGCTAAAACTATAAATACTACTAATGAAACTGCAATATAAATTAAGTTTTTGTTTTTTGCCATGCTGGTTATTATCTTTTATTTCTTGGATTTTTTACCTTTTGTCATTACTCTCTTTTACCTCTTCATAGTCTACGGTTTCCGCATCCCATTTAAGGTCTTTTTTGTTATTCTTATTCGAGTCGTGGATATCCTCTCTTGAATTATTATGCTGTTGGTTATTGAACCTGTAGCTGTAAAATGTCTTAAAGAAAATTCTTTTCAGAATATTCCAGACAAAGAAAATAATAATGGCAGACAGTACTAACTCAAGAATGTACTTCATAATAAATTGATTTAAGGTTTAAAGAGTAAGAATCAAACATTGACTCTTACTCTTTTAAGCTTTAATTATTTTACAGAAGGGTTTACCATTACAGAAGAATTGGAAACGCTCTTCATAGATTGAGATTGTTTTCCGTCTGAAATGCTTTCGATCTGTGTCGTTTTTACATTGATGTTCTGGTTGGTGATCCATCCTGTGTTTTCATCAAATTTGATAGTTCCGTTCTGAGCAAGTTCACTGCTCATGCTGTGGGTGATAGGTCCCTGAGCTTTCTTTTCAGTTTTCTTAGGAATACCTCCGGTTACAGCAATTTCAGCAGTTCCGTTTCCTAAGCTTTTTAAAACATAGTTTGAAGTAACCTTGATGGTTCCGTTTGGATCAGCGTTTTCAGAAGTTGTCCATTTTTCTCCTATTTTAATCCCTTTTTTAGGAATGATAGAAAGATTTTTGCTGAACTGATCTTTCAATACTTTCTCATTAAAAGACTGTTTAAGACTTGCTACAACGCTTGCTCTTTCATTAGCATCCTTAATAAGAGTTCCTATAGCTGCTGTAACTTTTGTATAAACAGCATCAAAACCTGTAATAGAAATAACATTTCCTTTGGTATCCATTTTCATATCAAGTTTGTTGCTGGTAAGCGCTTTGTTGATATTCCAGATCATTTTAAGATCATCTTCTTTAGGAAGAGGCTGTTTAGTGTCTACTACTACTGTTTTACCTTGTGCAGACTGAGAACTTCTTTTGGAAACCAGGTTAAGAGTCATGTCATACACATTCCCTTTGATATCGTTTACTACGAAGTTCATTTCATCTGTAGATTCTGAAGTCGCAGTGATAGATTTCCCCTGAGGATCCGTCATTGTTTTTACATCTCTCTGATAAGTAGTAAGAGGATAAGTTTTCCCTTTTTCAAGTTTGAAAGTCTGAATAACGATTCCAGCAGAATCTCTGATAGCCGGATTTTCTGCAACTTTCGCTACAGAATCCGCAGGAACTTCTACCGTTACTGTTTTTCCTGTTTTAGGATCTACTTTCGTGATTTTTGCTGTTTCTTTTTTACAAGACACAAGAGCTATAGATGATAATAGCGCTATTGCTGCTATGTTTTTCATTTTCTGATTTTTTAAGTGTTGTGTTATCGAATTAATTTATTTTCAAACTCTTCTGTCTCACCGCTTCATACAAAATGGCTCCACATGCTACGGAAACATTCAGAGATTGAGTTTTTCCTTCAATAGGAAGTTTTATTTTTTCATCAGAATGATGTAATACTTCTTTAGAAATTCCTGTTTCCTCATTTCCCATAACAATAGCGCATGGTTCTGTGAAGTCTACATCATAGATTAATTTCTGAGCTTTTTCAGAAGCAGAAAATACAGTAATTCCACTCTGCTGAAGGAAATCTACTGCATGAGCAAGATTGTTTTCCTTACAGATTTTAATATTATAAATAGCGCCTGCAGAAGTTTTAATCGCATCAGAATTGATAGGAGCTGCTCCTTTTTCAGGAATAATGACAGCATCTATACCCACACATTCTGCCGTTCTGCAGATGGCTCCAAAGTTTCTTACATCTGTAAGTCTATCCAAAATTAACAGGAAAGGAGTTTTCCCTTCCTCAAATAATTGTGGAATAAGATCCTCCACCTTATGAAATGGAACATCTGAAATAAAAGCAACTACACCTTGGTGGTTTTTTCTTGTAAAACGGTTCAGTTTTTCAACCGGAACATAATTGGGACGGATTTTATTTTTCGCTAAAATCGCTTTTAGTTCAGCATAAATAGGACCCTGAAGTGCATTTTGCACAAAGATCTTGTCAATCGTTTTTCCCGCTTCAATTGCTTCAATCACGGGACGCAGCCCGAAAATAAAATCGTCTTTCATTGATTTGTCTATAATTTTATGTTAGGGTTCAAAGTCATTGTTTAAAGTTCAATGTTTTGAGTTTAAGGTTTATACTTTGTTCCCTTTAAATCTGTTGTATTTAAATATTTTATAAAAGAATTAATCTTTTTACTTAATGTTTCCGTTACTTCAATTAAAGTTTCGAACTTTTCCTGTGAAATAAAATTTCTGTCATAAACCCGATATAACTGTGATCTTGTTTCTCCGCAGGAAGCCTTTGCAATTGAAAGAAATTGAATAAATTCTCTATTTCCGTTTCTCTCAAATCCCTCTGCTATATTATCCATAATGGAACCTGAAGAGCCATCAATCTGGCTGCAAAGTTTAAAATTATTTTTAAGATGAATAGATTCAACGATATGATAAACCTCTTTGCAAAGTTCTCGCGACAACTTCCAGATCTCTAGGTCCTCAAATCTTTTAATGGTTCCCATAACCTTAAACTATGAACTG
This Chryseobacterium sp. G0162 DNA region includes the following protein-coding sequences:
- a CDS encoding glycosyl transferase family 1, with the protein product MEQKKILIITYYWPPAGGPGVQRWLKFAKYLPDFGWKPVIYTPENPSYPLMDETLMKDVPENIEIVRTKIWEPYQLAEKLNKSNKKFKAGQFDVGKNQSWKSKLSIWVRGNFFIPDARVFWVKPSITFLEKYLQENKIDTIVTSGPPHSLHLIGLGLKDQFPNLKWIADFRDPWTEISYYKHLKLTKSSDKKHRQLESAVFKNADITLATSYTDAYNFRKAGANAVCITNGFDESDSKENTAQQKESNTTFVLSYIGVLEQLRNPENLWKALDELVKENEEFAKYFSLKFVGRIDDKILNTLENSNLKNHILNLGYLSHGKAVEEMQTSEILLITNFPNESSKGIIPGKIFEYLASGKQILSFGPNQADVARILEETHAGKHFSYNDSETVKRFILEKFELWKNGNLSENTQHIDQFSRKNLTQQLVEIL
- a CDS encoding GIY-YIG nuclease family protein, which translates into the protein MYTGVTNDLKNRLYWHQHPEAIDKSFTSKYKCFYLIYFEHFDVIKTAIAREKQIKGWTR
- a CDS encoding YfhO family protein, with translation MAKNKNLIYIAVSLVVFIVLAFLYSTPVFSGKQLFQHDIVQYRGGAKELLDYRANTGNETYWSDSMFGGMPTYQMGSQFKGDIIKKIDSNLNFLPRPVNYLFLLFAGFFLLGMVVVRNWKYALLGATFFGLSTYFYIIIAAGHNGKVNTIEYFAPLLAGILLVYIRKQYIWGFIVTTLFMGLQIAANHPQMTYYLFLALGFLFLSELIRAIQKKTPMKHFLISSGIIAASCVIGVGMNSQRIMANSEYVKETVRGKQILTNDSHTSGKSGMDKESMLMWSYGQLETLNLFIPRLMGGGSQEPEAKEMMNKVQELVQENVGSQAEMDRISKGFSGMTYWGDQPGTSGPAYQGAIVCFLALLGFFFASKKYRYWILGASILTILLAWGSNFMPLSDFFIDYVPFYNKFRAPSSILVVVELLFPLIAILGLYRFFTDEKLTEEYKQKILMYVSGGTLGLLLVLLLFGKSLLGFSTAGEKTYFPPFLLDYLVDERYKLFKADAVKAFIYVAIAAAALFFSLKKKLSPNIALAVIGIVSLFDLWTVNKRYLNDENYVDKIFAENPFQTESSDLLVEKTQGNPNLESILSTVNINKALETIADKDKAHYRIYNQTLGVTSETNTSYFKASIGGYHAVKLRRYDDVLNAYINNIDSVRTPKILNLLNAKYMVFGGPDQPQVVPNPKANGNAWFVSDLKFVDTPNEEIKSIGEIDNKKTAVIAASDKAYFSNKPVQADSTAFINLTTYQPNELEFKSQSKTPQLAVFSEVYYPHGWKVLVDEKEVPYIKADYLLRAVHVPAGNHHIRMVFEPEVIEKGKWISLLSFGLFIALAAFGIFWMNKNKKKEALAEPSA
- a CDS encoding DUF6263 family protein, which codes for MKNIAAIALLSSIALVSCKKETAKITKVDPKTGKTVTVEVPADSVAKVAENPAIRDSAGIVIQTFKLEKGKTYPLTTYQRDVKTMTDPQGKSITATSESTDEMNFVVNDIKGNVYDMTLNLVSKRSSQSAQGKTVVVDTKQPLPKEDDLKMIWNINKALTSNKLDMKMDTKGNVISITGFDAVYTKVTAAIGTLIKDANERASVVASLKQSFNEKVLKDQFSKNLSIIPKKGIKIGEKWTTSENADPNGTIKVTSNYVLKSLGNGTAEIAVTGGIPKKTEKKAQGPITHSMSSELAQNGTIKFDENTGWITNQNINVKTTQIESISDGKQSQSMKSVSNSSVMVNPSVK
- the rlmB gene encoding 23S rRNA (guanosine(2251)-2'-O)-methyltransferase RlmB codes for the protein MKDDFIFGLRPVIEAIEAGKTIDKIFVQNALQGPIYAELKAILAKNKIRPNYVPVEKLNRFTRKNHQGVVAFISDVPFHKVEDLIPQLFEEGKTPFLLILDRLTDVRNFGAICRTAECVGIDAVIIPEKGAAPINSDAIKTSAGAIYNIKICKENNLAHAVDFLQQSGITVFSASEKAQKLIYDVDFTEPCAIVMGNEETGISKEVLHHSDEKIKLPIEGKTQSLNVSVACGAILYEAVRQKSLKIN
- a CDS encoding four helix bundle protein, yielding MGTIKRFEDLEIWKLSRELCKEVYHIVESIHLKNNFKLCSQIDGSSGSIMDNIAEGFERNGNREFIQFLSIAKASCGETRSQLYRVYDRNFISQEKFETLIEVTETLSKKINSFIKYLNTTDLKGTKYKP